From a single Bacteroidota bacterium genomic region:
- a CDS encoding ATP-binding cassette domain-containing protein, whose translation MKQKILEVRSLDVSYNGYKALQDVNLDVYDHDFIGIIGPNGGGKTTLVKSILGLIKPSKGSIGYLFDQEKSPIGYLPQIHQFDFRFPMSVLEVVLSGMSNNRFFPNRIRKEHKEKAHSLLQEMGIVDLSRKPIGELSGGQMQRVFLCRAIISGPKLLILDEPNTFVDAKFEHDLYKNLVKLNQHMAILLVSHDVGTISYYIRSIACVNRKLHYHDSNKITNDQLASYDCPIQIITHGHVPHTVLKDHS comes from the coding sequence ATGAAACAAAAAATTCTGGAAGTCAGATCCCTCGATGTATCCTATAATGGCTACAAAGCCCTTCAGGATGTCAACCTTGACGTTTATGACCATGATTTCATTGGTATTATAGGACCAAATGGAGGTGGTAAAACCACTTTGGTAAAAAGCATCCTGGGACTGATCAAGCCATCCAAGGGGAGTATAGGATACCTGTTTGATCAGGAAAAAAGCCCTATAGGTTACCTTCCACAGATACATCAGTTTGATTTTCGTTTTCCCATGTCGGTTCTAGAAGTAGTACTTTCCGGCATGAGCAACAATCGTTTCTTTCCAAACAGGATCAGGAAAGAACATAAAGAGAAAGCACATTCTCTTTTACAGGAAATGGGAATAGTTGACTTAAGCCGCAAACCCATCGGGGAACTCTCAGGTGGTCAGATGCAAAGGGTTTTCTTGTGCCGGGCCATTATTTCCGGTCCTAAGCTTCTTATTCTTGACGAACCCAACACCTTCGTAGATGCTAAATTTGAGCACGATCTGTATAAAAACCTTGTGAAGTTGAACCAACACATGGCTATCCTTCTCGTATCCCATGATGTGGGAACGATTTCCTATTATATAAGGAGTATTGCCTGCGTGAACCGTAAGCTGCATTACCATGATTCCAACAAAATCACGAACGACCAGCTTGCCTCATACGACTGTCCCATTCAAATCATTACCCATGGTCATGTGCCACATACTGTACTTAAAGATCATTCATAA
- a CDS encoding zinc ABC transporter substrate-binding protein: protein MKNSILLLLFLVIAYSCSNTQKQDDGNLNLVVSILPQKYFLEKIAGDKAVDITVMIPPGVSPAIYDPTPKQIAKLSDADIYFMIGHIGYENAWISELKKNNPELKFINVSEGIPLIHGGHSHGEEDHEEHGVDPHTWMSPRNVMIIAQNIYKSLVEQDPDNQLYYAGNYNSFLKELKVLDSTYQADLNSLPGRTFFIYHPALTYFARDYGLEQVSVEKEGKEPSVKYMADIVSLAREKNIKIIFVQREFDTEHAATVAEEAGAGLVVIDPLAEDWNEGINHIVSELKNALSQ from the coding sequence ATGAAGAATTCTATATTGCTTTTACTTTTCCTTGTTATAGCCTATTCCTGTAGCAATACTCAAAAACAAGACGACGGAAATCTTAATTTGGTAGTAAGTATATTACCGCAGAAGTATTTTCTGGAAAAAATCGCCGGAGATAAGGCTGTTGATATCACGGTGATGATACCTCCCGGGGTAAGTCCAGCCATTTATGATCCCACACCGAAACAAATAGCAAAGCTTTCGGATGCTGATATTTATTTTATGATTGGACATATCGGCTATGAGAATGCATGGATTTCCGAATTGAAGAAAAACAATCCGGAGTTGAAATTTATCAATGTATCTGAAGGTATTCCGCTGATCCATGGAGGACATAGCCACGGAGAAGAAGACCATGAAGAGCATGGTGTGGACCCGCATACATGGATGTCGCCAAGAAATGTCATGATCATCGCGCAGAATATATACAAGTCACTTGTTGAACAAGATCCGGATAATCAGTTGTATTATGCCGGAAATTATAACTCATTCCTGAAAGAATTGAAAGTTCTTGACAGTACTTATCAGGCAGATCTCAACAGTTTGCCGGGGCGAACCTTTTTCATTTATCACCCGGCGCTTACGTACTTTGCCAGGGATTACGGATTGGAACAGGTTTCGGTTGAAAAAGAAGGCAAGGAACCCTCGGTGAAGTACATGGCAGATATTGTTTCCCTCGCAAGGGAGAAAAATATTAAGATTATCTTTGTGCAAAGGGAGTTTGATACCGAACATGCTGCCACTGTTGCAGAGGAAGCGGGGGCTGGGTTGGTTGTCATCGATCCGCTCGCGGAAGATTGGAATGAGGGGATAAATCATATTGTCAGTGAATTGAAAAATGCTCTGAGCCAGTAA
- a CDS encoding metal ABC transporter permease, whose product METFIGEIWSFGFFRMSMITAVLTAISCGIMGTYIVTRRIVFISGGLTHASFGGIGLGYFLGINPILGAAGFAVLSALGIEYASRRISIREDSAIAILWSFGMAIGIIFIFITPGYAPNLMTYLFGSILTVSNTDLWMLTLLVVLILSYFFLFYRYILYVAFDESYAITRRIPVTFIKYSMMVMLALTIVFNIRVVGIILVLSLLTIPQSIATLFTGNFYRMMILSILFGLIGTVSGLIASYFLDIPSGAAIIFFLVLMFLVIKVIMKLK is encoded by the coding sequence ATGGAAACTTTTATAGGGGAAATCTGGAGTTTTGGTTTTTTCAGGATGTCGATGATCACAGCGGTTTTAACGGCTATTTCCTGCGGCATTATGGGGACCTACATTGTAACACGCCGCATTGTTTTTATTAGTGGTGGTTTGACCCATGCATCCTTTGGAGGGATAGGATTAGGTTACTTTCTGGGAATCAATCCAATTCTCGGAGCAGCCGGTTTTGCTGTTCTTTCTGCACTGGGTATTGAATATGCTTCCAGGAGGATATCCATAAGGGAAGATTCCGCTATAGCCATCCTATGGTCGTTTGGAATGGCAATTGGGATCATTTTTATTTTTATTACCCCGGGTTATGCTCCAAATCTTATGACCTATCTGTTTGGAAGCATTCTTACGGTATCAAATACGGATCTTTGGATGCTAACCCTTCTGGTGGTCCTTATACTATCCTATTTCTTTTTGTTCTATCGCTACATTTTGTATGTTGCTTTTGATGAAAGTTATGCAATTACCCGCAGGATTCCTGTTACGTTTATAAAATACTCTATGATGGTGATGCTGGCTCTGACGATAGTATTCAATATCCGGGTTGTAGGCATCATTCTGGTACTTTCACTGCTCACCATCCCTCAAAGCATCGCGACCCTGTTCACCGGCAATTTTTACCGTATGATGATTCTTTCCATACTATTCGGTTTGATTGGGACAGTAAGCGGGCTCATTGCCTCGTATTTCCTGGATATCCCTTCCGGAGCTGCAATTATCTTTTTTTTAGTGTTGATGTTCCTGGTAATTAAGGTTATCATGAAGTTAAAATGA
- a CDS encoding DMT family transporter, which produces MRSEIEEKNSDICRLKTFWGLNFSNEQRSKITGAIAISIAAILWGVDGIVLTPALYNLDVAFVVFMLHAIPFLIMNTFMYRQYRYLREFPSADLFLFIAIALTGGAIGTIAVVKALFLVEFKKLTIVILLQKLQPVFAIALATIILKEKLKRYYLVWASIAIVASYFLTFGTRLPDLQSGEKTVYAALFSLLAAFAFGSSTVLSKKVLGNYSFYTATFYRYGFTSLFMLIYVLAAGLINSFGEVTPRNWLYFLIIAFTTGSGAIFLYYYGLRKVRAIISTICELFFPVSAIILDYLINHQVLSAIQWISAAVLIFSIVNLNLSNSRAARKEKMLNFENNQKKSL; this is translated from the coding sequence ATGAGATCGGAGATCGAAGAAAAAAATTCCGATATTTGCAGGCTTAAAACATTTTGGGGATTGAATTTTTCGAACGAGCAGCGGAGTAAGATCACGGGTGCGATTGCCATCAGCATTGCGGCTATATTATGGGGGGTTGATGGAATAGTTCTCACACCTGCTTTATATAATCTTGATGTAGCCTTTGTGGTTTTCATGCTCCATGCCATTCCTTTTCTGATCATGAATACGTTCATGTATCGTCAGTATCGTTATCTGAGAGAATTCCCATCAGCCGATCTGTTTCTGTTTATTGCAATAGCTCTTACCGGTGGCGCCATAGGAACCATAGCCGTGGTTAAAGCGCTTTTCCTGGTTGAGTTTAAAAAACTTACCATAGTCATTCTGCTTCAAAAGCTTCAACCGGTTTTTGCCATTGCGCTTGCAACCATCATCCTGAAGGAAAAACTGAAGAGATATTATCTGGTTTGGGCCTCAATTGCAATAGTGGCAAGTTATTTCCTGACTTTCGGGACACGACTGCCCGATCTTCAAAGTGGGGAAAAAACGGTTTATGCGGCTCTCTTTTCTTTGTTGGCAGCTTTCGCTTTCGGAAGTTCCACCGTGCTTAGCAAAAAGGTGCTGGGTAATTATTCTTTCTATACAGCCACGTTTTATCGATATGGTTTTACCTCGCTTTTTATGCTTATTTATGTTCTTGCAGCCGGTCTGATCAATAGTTTTGGGGAAGTTACGCCAAGGAACTGGCTTTATTTTCTCATCATTGCATTTACAACGGGTTCGGGGGCCATTTTCCTCTATTATTACGGATTACGTAAGGTGAGGGCAATCATATCAACCATATGTGAGTTGTTTTTCCCCGTGTCTGCTATCATATTGGACTATCTCATCAACCATCAGGTCCTTTCTGCAATTCAATGGATATCAGCAGCTGTTCTGATTTTTTCCATTGTAAACCTGAATTTAAGCAATTCCCGTGCTGCACGA
- a CDS encoding SDR family NAD(P)-dependent oxidoreductase: protein MSHGRFDNPVVAAMAGFWDLFRKQEFSDRLTGSDRFDGKTCLVTGANSGLGFALAVEMARRGARVIMANRRLLKETEKKVRERSGSDTVEARFLDLSKIDTIHDFVDGLVKDGIKPDVSIMNAGVALPKARKTESGQDEMFLVNYLSNVMLCTLLLNEGVISRNNQEKSFKPRIIFISSDSHQGSSYIDYNEFGRFIEHGVSKGIANYSYFKLILNTYATELSRKLNGKQVDVGVNVICPGPVHSNIIKEAPFILRAILGAIFRVIFRSPAKAALPVVYMAISPDYEGRTNEYQHMFKSKKMDPKVYLPEEGEKLWRRSYELWGEIDAGADELDEVN from the coding sequence ATGTCGCACGGAAGATTTGACAATCCTGTTGTTGCAGCAATGGCAGGGTTTTGGGATTTATTCAGGAAGCAGGAGTTTTCTGATCGTTTAACCGGCAGTGACCGTTTCGACGGCAAAACATGCCTGGTCACCGGGGCAAATTCAGGCTTGGGGTTCGCTCTTGCAGTTGAGATGGCCAGGAGAGGGGCGAGAGTGATTATGGCCAACCGCCGTTTGTTAAAAGAAACGGAAAAAAAGGTAAGGGAACGAAGCGGTTCAGATACAGTTGAAGCCCGTTTCCTGGATTTGAGTAAAATAGACACTATCCACGATTTTGTTGACGGGCTTGTAAAAGATGGTATAAAACCGGATGTTTCCATTATGAATGCCGGGGTTGCCCTGCCCAAAGCCAGAAAAACAGAATCAGGCCAGGATGAGATGTTCCTGGTAAATTACCTGTCAAATGTGATGCTTTGTACTTTATTGCTAAATGAAGGAGTAATTTCCAGAAACAATCAGGAAAAGAGTTTTAAACCACGCATCATTTTCATTTCATCGGATTCCCATCAGGGTTCCTCATACATTGATTATAACGAGTTTGGCAGGTTCATAGAACACGGTGTAAGTAAAGGTATAGCAAACTACAGCTATTTCAAGCTGATCCTGAACACTTATGCAACAGAACTTTCCAGGAAGCTTAATGGTAAACAGGTGGATGTGGGGGTTAATGTGATCTGTCCCGGTCCTGTCCATTCCAACATTATCAAAGAAGCTCCGTTTATCCTGAGGGCGATCCTGGGTGCCATTTTCAGAGTTATCTTCCGCTCTCCTGCCAAAGCAGCCCTTCCGGTGGTATACATGGCCATTTCGCCTGATTACGAGGGACGAACCAATGAGTACCAACACATGTTCAAGAGCAAAAAAATGGACCCCAAAGTATACCTTCCCGAAGAAGGAGAGAAGCTTTGGAGACGCTCGTATGAATTATGGGGGGAGATTGACGCAGGGGCAGATGAATTGGACGAAGTAAATTAG